Genomic DNA from Bacillota bacterium:
GCCGGAACGTGGTAGTCGCTACCGGCACAGGAAGCGGCAAGACAGAAGCATTCCTATTACCCATCCTCTTCCACCTCTATCGGGAATTCATGGCAGGCTCGCTTTGCCCCGGCGTCCGGGCCTTAATCCTTTATCCCATGAACGCACTCAGCAACGACCAGCGCGATCGGTTGGGGGCAATCGCCAAGCGTTTGCACGACTACGGTTCACCCTTTCAGTTCACCTTCGGGCAGTACATAGGCGAGACCCCAGACAACATACGAGACACCAGGCGCAACGGCCCGGGATACGACCGGGCGCGCCTGCCAGGCGAGCTGGTGTTTCGAGACGAGATGAGGAGCACCCCTCCCCACATTTTCCTGACCAACTACTCCATGCTCGAGTATCTCCTGATCCGCCCGGGCGACAGTCCGCTGTTTGATGACGGCCACTCCCGCTGGTGGACCTTCCTGGTCCTGGACGAAGCACATCAGTACCGCGGGACCCGCGGAATGGAGATGGCTATGCTTATACGCCGCCTGAAGCAACGCCTCCGACAAGGCGGGCGCGAGTCACCCATCCAATGCGTTGCCACCAGTGCAACCCTACTGGGCGGCGAGGCGGATCGTCTAGGAGTAGCGCGCTTCGCGTCGGCCCTGTTCGACGCACCTTTCTCGGAAGAAGACGTCATCGTCGGGGAAAGGGAAAGCGTTCCAGACGATGGTCACTACACGCTATCAAGCGACGATTACCAAGTGGTCCGTGCGGCGGTAGAAAGCCCAGAAGACTCGGTTTTCGCGCAGCTTCGGGCTCTTGCCGAGCGCTGCGGCCTGAAACTACCCGTGGGTATCCCAGCTGTGCAGGCGGCCGGACACATCTTACTTTCCGATAAGCGCGCTACACGACTGCGGAGGCTGTTGTCCGAAGGACCAGCACACGTGCGGATCATCGCAGACCAGGTGTTCCCGGAGCTTCCTGCATCTAAGCGGCCTACAAGCCTGAGCCAGCTGGTTCAGCTCCTGGCGGCGGTTCCCGATCCGTCAACGTGCAACACCGGTACACCGCTACCCCTCCTCTCCCCCCGCTACCATTTGTACTTGCGGTCCCTGGAAGGAGCATTCATCCGTTACCTGCCGCAAAGGGAAGTTACACTAAACAGGCACCAACAGGACGAGGCTGCATGCTTCGAACTCGCACTATGCCGGGAGTGCGGCCAGCACTATCTGGTCGGCAAATTGGCTGGCGGATCCCGTACCGGGCAGTTCACCGAGGCCATTCGGGACCCCGGGCACTCTGATTTTGGTGTGGATTTCCTCCTCCCACTAGAGGACCAGACCGACCTCGTTGAGGACGATGATGGCACGGACAAGGCAGGAGAACAGGTAGCGGACCAGGGTGGCACGTATTACCTTTGTCTGCGCTGTCGGGCGTATTGGAGGGAAGGGTTCCCTCCGGCCTGTGAACACGGATCCAATGAGGGTTCATTATTGCGCGTCATTCGGCAACGTGCGCGAGAAGGGCAAGACAGCCTCCCCCAATGCGGCGCTTGCGGTTACCGGGGCCCGGACCCGGTTAAGGAGGTCATCCATGGGGCGGACGGTCCCAATGCGGTGATAGCCACGACCCTGTTTCAGCAATTGCCGAGCGATCGCAGGAAGGTTCTAGCTTTCGCCGATGGTCGCCAGGAGGCAGCATTCTTCGCCTGGTACCTGGGACGAACGTACGAGGACATCTTCTTCCGCAACGTTATCCTGCGCGCGAGCCAGCGACTAATGCCCTATTCGCCGGAGGGGCTATCGCTGCGGGACCTCGCCGAAGAGCTGGCGGCGATCATCCACGAGGAAGGCCTGGCCGGTCCCATGGCCACACCTGTCGAACTCAGGAGGATGGCGTGGCGCGCCGTCTTACGGGAGTTCCTCACCAATGAAAGGAGGATTTCGCTGGAGGGAACCGGTTCGGGTCGCTGGGAGATACGGTGGCCTCCCTGGTTCCGTATTCCCGAGGTCCTCCTGGCGGAGCCATGGCTGCTGAGCGAAGACGAAGCTAGGCACCTGCTCTTCCTGCTCCTGGACACCCTGAGGGAGGCTAGGGCAGTACACTTGCCGTGGGACACCGGGGTAAGCATCAGCTGGGAGGAGGTCAACCCTTACCCTGCCAAGCGAGCCCGTCTCGGCGACCGCAGGGGGGAAGCCTTTGTGGAATCGTGGGATAGCCCCAGCTGCAAGAGAACGAAGCTGCTCGCCAAGATCCTCGAACTGCGGGGCTTCCCAACGGAACAGGCACAACGATGGGCAGTTCAGACGTTGCGCGAGGTTTGGGACGCATTTGCTGAGTTCGAACGGGCGATACCGGACCGCCGCCAGGCACTTTTCCTACCCGTGCAGAACGCTCGTCAGTTGAACCCAGGGTGGTGGCGTTTCAAGGTGCTTGGCCCGGGTGAGCAGCTTTACGTCTGTAGCTGGTGCGGCAAGCTCCATTTTGCCTCCGTGGGTGGAATATGTGCCAGGCCAGCTTGCCGGGGAAGACTATACAAAACCAGCGTCGACGAACTCCCTCACAACCACTATCGGGACATGTACCGCACTGATCTGCCCGGGCTGTTGCGGGTAGAAGAACACACCGCCCAACTCGGCAGAGAAAAGGCCCGTGAGTTCCAGCAGGCTTTCAAGGACGGACACATCGGGGTCCTGAGTTCTTCGACCACTTTTGAACTTGGGGTAGACCTGGGGGACCTCGACACCGTGTTTCTGCGCAACATTCCTCCCGAGGCCTTCAACTATGCACAGCGGGTTGGGCGGGCGGGGCGCCGACCAGGCCACTGCGGGTTCGCGGTCAGTTACTGCCGCCGGTCGCCCCATGACCTCTATCATTTCGCTCGCCCGGAACGAATGCTAAAGGGCCTTACCAGCCCTCCGGTGTTACGCCTGAGCAATCAGAAGATCTTGCTGCGTCACGTCACGGCCGTTGTGCTGGGCCGCTTCTTCCGTGCCAACCCGGGCCGCTTCGGACTGGTCAGAGACTTCTTCGTTGACCTCGCAGCCCCCCAGGCGGTAGCCGATGTGAAACAGTTTGCCCGGCAGCACAGACACGAGCTCGAGTCGCTCTTGCGTTCCGTGGTTCCGAGCGACATGTGGTCAGCTATCGGTCTTAAAAACGGTGAGTGGATAGAGCTAGTAGCCGGGACGCTCGGGGAGGGGCAAGACAGCCGCTTAGTGGACGCAGAAAAGGAAGTCGCAAGTGACTACCGGCGTGTGCGCAAAATCGAGGAGGAGTCCAGCCGGGGACGCCAGCACGAACGGGCAAAGTGGGCCAGAAACCGGGCCCAGGACCTGGAGAACGAAGATATCCTGTCTTTCTTGTCACGCAAGGCTGTCATCCCTAAGTACGGCTTCCCCGTAGATGTGGTCGAACTCGATACCCAACGCAAGGCCGACGAGATCGAGTTGCAGAGGGACCGCGCCATCGCCATTTCAGAGTACGCTCCAACCGCCCAAGTAGTGGCGAACAAGAAAGTGTGGGAATCCTGCGGCATCAAGATCGTACCGGACCGCCCGCCGCGTGTACGTTACTACCGCAAATGCACCGTGCACAATCGGTTCGACTCGTGGGACGAGACACAAGATGCACCACCGGGGGCGCCATGCTGCGACCAAATGTCCTCGCGCAGGAAGTACGTGATCCCCTGGTTCGGGTTTGTAACAAAGCCAGATGAACCAAAGGAACCCCAAAGGCGACCGGAGAAGCTTTTCACCAGCCGCCCGTTCTTCATCGGCCTCGCCGGACCGGATCGGGGCCACGTGGACGTTCCAGCAGGCCAACCCCTAATTCGTCTCACAAAGGCGTGCCCTGGTAAGATGGCGGTCATATGTGAAGGACACCGTGGGCAGGGATTTTACATTTGCCTCCGATGCGGTGCAGGCTTCCGCAAACGCGAGAAATCCCATAGGACTCCTCAAGGGACTCAGTGCTCAGGCGTGCTGGAGTCAGTCGCGCTGGGCCACGAATTCATCACCGACATCGTGCGGCTGGACTTCCTGCACCGTCCTTCCTTCCCAGTATTGGACCCAATGTGGTTTGCCTACTCCCTGGCGTACGCACTCGCCGGCGCCGCAAGCGACACCCTTGAGGTACCATCCACGGACCTTAATGCTACGGTCGGATACCCGGAAGGTGAGGGATTGCCTCCCATCATCTTGTATGATAATGCACCTGGAGGAGCAGCACTGGTGGCGCGGTTGGAAGAAGAAGATACCCTGCGTGCGTGCCTGGAAGCGGCCCGGGCCCGCGTGGACGGCGCATGCGGTTGCGGAGAGGACGACAGCTGCTACGGTTGCCTGCGCAACTACTCGAATCAGTTTGCCCACACCCGTCTCCGCCGCGGCCCCGTTCACCGATTCCTCACCGAACTGATCGATCTCTGGCCTGCCACAACTCCGCGGGCAATCTCCACGCCGCCACTCTGAGGGGTTGGTCAACTGGGAAGCCGTTTCAACCACAGAGCAGTCTTGTTCACGATGCTCTCATAGCGTGCGGGGTCGATCACCCGGTCCTTGCACCATCCATGAGGAAAGATATGGTGGTTTCCTTGGTCTATCGAACGTCGCCAGCGATTTCACCGTGGTCCCTGCTCAGCCCGCCCTGCACCCTGTATGGTCTTGGCGTCCCGCCCATCGGCGCGAGGTCAGTCTCCTCGCGGCGCCAAGCACGGCATATGCTTCGGGCACCTTGAGGAGGAGCGAAGCCCCGCCATAGACGAGCGCCCCCAGGGCGAACGCCAAGGCAAGCCGCCCGGCCTGCAAAAGGCCCCCTACCTCCAGAAAGGCGAGGCGACTAAGTCCCTTTGTGGCGGCAAGGGGACCTACCATGATGGCGCTGGCAATGCCTATGCCTGTAGTGTAATGGATGACGGCCTTGCCTCGGGCGGGTCCGACTTTTGACCTAAGATACCACAAGAGCGCTACCGCCCCGAAGGTCACCGCGCAGGAGTTGGCCAGCGCAAGTCCTCCGTGTCCCAGCTGCCGCACCAGGGCCAAATTTAGCGCCACATTGATGGCCACGCTGACTGCGCCCACGACCGTGGGCGTGATGGTATCGTGGAGGGAATAGAAAGCCTTCGACGCGAGGTCTCCAAGCGACAACCCGAGGACTCCGATCCCGTAGAACGCCATAGCGTATGCCGTGGCCTCGGTCGCTTTAGAATCAAACGCTCCCCGCTCGAACGCGAGCTTCACAAGAGGCGTCCTGAGCATTATGAGGCTTGCCGCCATGGGAAGCAAAACGAAGCCCATGAACCTTATTCCCTGGGCAAGCCGTGGCACGGAACGCCAGCCGGACAGCCCTTACGCTACCGCTCTCGACCGTCGCGTTCGCGGATACTTGGGCGACCGCCCCCTGTTTAGCCTAACGCGTAATCGATCACGTAATCGATCTTGCAATATGCTCCTGCTACGTCACAAAACTCGAAGAAGGAACCACGAGCCTGGGTAGAGCCCTAGAACCGGTTTGCGAGAGAGGTGGACCGGAGTCGCGTTCTGACTTCCCGTCAAATAGCTTCTCACTGTCTTGACAGGATCGCCGGGAACAACAAACTTAGCAGGGATCATCTTCTTCATAAGGTCCACCCGCCTCACGCCCATGGCAGGAAATGTAACAGACATGCTTCTTTTGCAATTCCCACGGTGCGGTATCTTTACCAGCGGATGCTCTTCGAAAAATAACCACAGATCCACATCCTTGACGCCATTGCCACCGCCATAGTAGTGCTGGGCCGCCCCCTGGCAGAGAGCTATCAGAACAAGCCGGTCAGAATATACCGCGTATCTGCTGTTTGCCACAAACCGTCGAAACTCATCCACCCCGACCTGCTGCATTACGGCGAGATCGTCAGTTGTTATTGGCCCGAAATACACGCCGCATCCCGGGCAACAGACCGCCCCGCTACTCATGGGCGTGCCACATCTCGGACACATAAGCCAATCCCCCATTCCAGATTCGATACGCACAAGAA
This window encodes:
- a CDS encoding DEAD/DEAH box helicase, producing MVVATGTGSGKTEAFLLPILFHLYREFMAGSLCPGVRALILYPMNALSNDQRDRLGAIAKRLHDYGSPFQFTFGQYIGETPDNIRDTRRNGPGYDRARLPGELVFRDEMRSTPPHIFLTNYSMLEYLLIRPGDSPLFDDGHSRWWTFLVLDEAHQYRGTRGMEMAMLIRRLKQRLRQGGRESPIQCVATSATLLGGEADRLGVARFASALFDAPFSEEDVIVGERESVPDDGHYTLSSDDYQVVRAAVESPEDSVFAQLRALAERCGLKLPVGIPAVQAAGHILLSDKRATRLRRLLSEGPAHVRIIADQVFPELPASKRPTSLSQLVQLLAAVPDPSTCNTGTPLPLLSPRYHLYLRSLEGAFIRYLPQREVTLNRHQQDEAACFELALCRECGQHYLVGKLAGGSRTGQFTEAIRDPGHSDFGVDFLLPLEDQTDLVEDDDGTDKAGEQVADQGGTYYLCLRCRAYWREGFPPACEHGSNEGSLLRVIRQRAREGQDSLPQCGACGYRGPDPVKEVIHGADGPNAVIATTLFQQLPSDRRKVLAFADGRQEAAFFAWYLGRTYEDIFFRNVILRASQRLMPYSPEGLSLRDLAEELAAIIHEEGLAGPMATPVELRRMAWRAVLREFLTNERRISLEGTGSGRWEIRWPPWFRIPEVLLAEPWLLSEDEARHLLFLLLDTLREARAVHLPWDTGVSISWEEVNPYPAKRARLGDRRGEAFVESWDSPSCKRTKLLAKILELRGFPTEQAQRWAVQTLREVWDAFAEFERAIPDRRQALFLPVQNARQLNPGWWRFKVLGPGEQLYVCSWCGKLHFASVGGICARPACRGRLYKTSVDELPHNHYRDMYRTDLPGLLRVEEHTAQLGREKAREFQQAFKDGHIGVLSSSTTFELGVDLGDLDTVFLRNIPPEAFNYAQRVGRAGRRPGHCGFAVSYCRRSPHDLYHFARPERMLKGLTSPPVLRLSNQKILLRHVTAVVLGRFFRANPGRFGLVRDFFVDLAAPQAVADVKQFARQHRHELESLLRSVVPSDMWSAIGLKNGEWIELVAGTLGEGQDSRLVDAEKEVASDYRRVRKIEEESSRGRQHERAKWARNRAQDLENEDILSFLSRKAVIPKYGFPVDVVELDTQRKADEIELQRDRAIAISEYAPTAQVVANKKVWESCGIKIVPDRPPRVRYYRKCTVHNRFDSWDETQDAPPGAPCCDQMSSRRKYVIPWFGFVTKPDEPKEPQRRPEKLFTSRPFFIGLAGPDRGHVDVPAGQPLIRLTKACPGKMAVICEGHRGQGFYICLRCGAGFRKREKSHRTPQGTQCSGVLESVALGHEFITDIVRLDFLHRPSFPVLDPMWFAYSLAYALAGAASDTLEVPSTDLNATVGYPEGEGLPPIILYDNAPGGAALVARLEEEDTLRACLEAARARVDGACGCGEDDSCYGCLRNYSNQFAHTRLRRGPVHRFLTELIDLWPATTPRAISTPPL
- a CDS encoding lipid II flippase MurJ, with protein sequence MPRLAQGIRFMGFVLLPMAASLIMLRTPLVKLAFERGAFDSKATEATAYAMAFYGIGVLGLSLGDLASKAFYSLHDTITPTVVGAVSVAINVALNLALVRQLGHGGLALANSCAVTFGAVALLWYLRSKVGPARGKAVIHYTTGIGIASAIMVGPLAATKGLSRLAFLEVGGLLQAGRLALAFALGALVYGGASLLLKVPEAYAVLGAARRLTSRRWAGRQDHTGCRAG